The Thermovibrio guaymasensis genomic interval CTCGCTCTTGTTGTCAAATGGAAGTAGCTTAACTACAACTGCTTTTGTAAAGAAGAGGCTCACTGAGCCTGCCATCATTAGTAAAACTATAAATAGGAAGGCCCACCTCTTTACTGCTGAGTCAAGGAGGGGTCTGACTATCCTGTTGTAGATTCTGTAAGTTAAAGTTTTCTCAAGGACTATCTTTTCCTCTTCCTTTTCTGCTTCCTTCTTAAGGAGGTGGTATGCAGCCCAGGGAGAAATTACAAAGGCTACGATTAGTGAGAAGAACATTGCGATTGATGAGTTAACAGGTATAGGTTTCATGTAAGGGCCCATGAGGCCCCTAACGAAAGCCATAGGTAAGAGGGCTGCTATAACCGTAAAGGTTGCAAGTATTGTTGGGTTACCTACTTCAGCAACGGCGTAAATTGCAGCCTGAAGAGGAGGCATTTCCTTTAACTTCAGGTGTCTGTGGATGTTTTCAACGACGACTATTGCGTCGTCAACTAAAAGTCCGAGTGTGAAGATTAGAGCAAAGAGGGTAACCCTGTTTAAAGTGTAGCCTGTTAGTAAGTCAATAAAGAGCGTTAGAGCAAGGGTTGTCGGTATCGCAATAGATACGACTAAAGCCTCCTTTATTCCGAGTGTTACTCCGATGAACACAACTACTGCTGTAATGGCAACGCCGAGGTGGAACATTAACTCTTCAAACTTATCCTCTGCAGTCTTTCCGTAGTTCCTCGTTACCGTTACGTGAACGTCGGCTGGAAGTATGCGGGGTTTTATCTCCTCAAGCTTCTTTAGTATCTCGTTTGCTACGTTAACAGCGTTTGTTCCCTTCTTCTTTGCAACTGCAATTGTTACTGCGGGGAACTGGTTTCCGTGCTCTTTGAGGAATTCCTTGCTTACTCCTTTCTTTTCAGAGTGGGGGCCAAAGCCGATAAAGACGTAGTTTTCCGGGTCAATTGGGGCATCTGTAACCTTAGCTATGTCCTTTAAGTAAACAGGTTTCCCGTTGTAGACCGCTACTACTATATTTTCAAGGTCTTTAACTGTCTTTATGAACTCTCCGGCTTCTACGGGAAATTCTGTATTCTTCTCGTCTACCTTCCCTGCCGGTAGTTTAACGTTTGCAGACCTTATGGCATTCGCAATTTGAAGTAGTGAGAGGTGGTAGTTCTTTAGTTTATCTTTATCTACCAGTACTTTAAACCTTCTTACATCTCCTCCAATTATCCAGGACTTTGATACGTTCTCTACCTGTTTAAGCTGGAGGCAGATTTCCTTTGCAAACTTCCTCAGCTCGTAAGGACTCCTGTCGGGGCTCCAGAGGGTTAAAGTTACTATGGGAACGTCGTTTATATCCTTTGGTTTAACTAGCGGTTGGAGGGCTCCCTGAGGGAGCTTATCTAAATTTGACATTAGCTTGTTGTAAAGCTTTACTAAAGAATCTTCCATATCCTCATTTACTTTAAACCTTGCAATGATTAAACTCATTCCTGGTTTAGATATGGAGTAGACGTAGTCCATTCCCTTTATTTCCCAGAGCAGTTTCTCAAACCTAGTTGAGACTTTCCTCTCTACCTCCTTTGCAGAAGCTCCGGGGTAGGGAATGAAGACGTCAACCATAGGAACTACGATTTGGGGTTCCTCTTCCTTAGGGGTTAGTACGACAGCTGCAATACCTATTAAGAGTGAGGCTACAAGGAAAAGGGGAGTTATCTTTGACGTTATGAAGGCTTTGGCTATCCTTCCTGCTATTCCTAAGTCTATGTTTTTCATCCTCTTTTACCCCTCTACTCTTGCTCCGTCAACTAGCTTGTTAACGTTGCTTACGGCAATCTTTTCTCCCTTATGGAGACCTGAGAGGATTATGACCATGTCTCCAAAGGTTTCACCCGTTTTAACTGGTCTTAGGTGGGCCACTCCACTTTCAACTACGAAGACGAACTCAAGAGCTCCAACCCTGTAAATAGCGCTCTTTGGAACGGCCAATGACTCAACTTTTACTGAAGGGAACTCAACTACGGCGTACGTCCCTGGAATTGCTTTTATAGGTTCTTCAGTTTCAACCTTTACTCCAAACTTGTGGGAGATAGGGTCTGCACTTTTGTCTATTTCAACTACCTTACCTGAGTACTTTTTACCCTTTATCCTTACAATAACTTTACTTCCAATACCAATCTTATCTGAGTAAACGTTATCTATGAAAGCTCTAACCCTAAACGGGAAAGATCCGATTTTATAGACTGGGGTCTGGGGTGAGACAAGATTTCCCTTGTCAACGAGCTTCTGAAGGACAATCCCATCAACCGGGGATTTTAGGTAGGTGTAGGAGAGGAAGGCTTTAGCTTTCTTTAAGGATGCCAAAATTTGTTCTTCCTTTGCTTTTAGCTCCTTCTTTCTTTCAAGGATCTGTTTCTCCTTTGCCTTTACAGCTTCAAGCTGTGCCTTTGCAGCCTCATACTGGGTCTTTACCTGGTCAAACTTCTGCTTTGATATCGCTTCTCCCTCTAGGAGGGCTTTAAACCTTTCGTAAGTCCTCTTAGCGAAGGAGTAATTAGCTTCTGCTGCCCTTTTGTTGGCTCTTACTTCCTCTAGAGCTTTGTTGAGCTCTCTTTGAGCAGCATCTATTTCCCTTAAGGCTGCTTTAGCCTTATCTATGTCAGGTTTGATATCAGAACTGTCTATAACTGCCAGTACCTCTCCCTTCTTTACTCTCTGCCCGGTTTTAGCCTTCTCCTCAATTAGGTATCCGACGACTTTTGGTGAAGTGAAAATCTCCTCTTTCGGAATTACCGTTGCAGAGAAGGTTGCCTTTCTTACAAATTCAACTACCTCTACCGGTTTTGTTTGAACGCCTGATACCTTTTTAACTTTTACAGGTTCTGCCTTTTCCTCTTTTGCCCCGCAGGAAGAGAGGGCTACAAGTAAAGCTACGGCTATAGCAGTCCTTTTACCCATTTTTAGACCTCTATCATCCTAAGTTTGTCGGCTTCATTATCTTATTAGAATTTAGTATGATGTCAAGGTTCTTTTTATAGTTTCAGGAAGTATTCTGTAAACACGTCTGCGTAGAGTTTAAGCTTTTTCCAGTCAGACTCCTTTCCCTTTATTTCCTCAGCAGATATGCCCTCCTGTTGAAGTTCGTTTTTGTATCCTTCAATCCACCTCTCAATTCCCTCAGGGTTCACTTCCAGGTGAAACTGAAGACCGATGACTCTGTTTCCAACTCTAAATGCCTGATTTGGGTACATTGCAGATGAGGCCAGCTTTACGGCTCCCTCTGGAATCTCAAAGGTATCTCCGTGCCAGTGGAACACTTTTATTTCATCCCGGTATATTATTTCAAGGTCACTCTGAGGGAATATCGGTTTCCAGCCAATCTCTTTCCCCCACTGGCCCTTTTCAACTTTCGCACCGAATACTTTTGCTATTAGCTGAGCTCCAAGGCAGATACCCAGGACTTTCTTCCCTTCCTCAAAGAACTCTTTTATCAGCCTCTCTTCCTCCCTTAAAAAGGGGTACTCCTCTTCCTGGTAGACTCCCATAGGACCGCCTAATACTACCAGCACGTCATAATCCTGAGGGGATGGAAACTCACCTTCGTACCCCTTAAACTCCTCAGTCTTAACTCCTCTCCTTTCAAAGGTCTCTTTGAAAGTTCCCAAGTCCTCAAACTCTACGTTCTTTATTGCTGCTAACCTCAACGGGTACCCCCTACGGTAATTTGTGGAATCCTAATTGTTGGAAGGCCGTCTGAAACGGGAACTCCTTGACCGTCCTTCCCGCAAGTTCCTATTGAAAACCCGAGATCATTTCCTACAGCGTCAATTTCCTCAAGGACTTTTGGACCGTTTCCTATCAGAGATGCTCCCCTTATGGGCTCTGTAACTCTTCCGTTTTCAATCATGTAGGCTTCAGAGACTTCAAAGACGAAATCTCCGTTAACCGTGTTTACCTGACCTCCTCCCATTTTGACGACTAAAATTCCTTCCTTCGTATCCTCAATTATCTCCTTTGGGTCTGTCTCTCCGGGAGCTACGTAGGTGTTTGTCATCCTTGGAATGGGAATGTGCATGTACGACTGTCTCCTGCCGTTTCCCGTTGGAAGGATTTCCTCGCACTTCATAGCTTCAAGGATGTCTGACATGTACCCCTTTAGAACACCATTCTCTATTAGAACGTTTTTCCCCGTTGGAGTTCCCTCGTCGTCGTACCCACTTGAGCCGTACATTCCCTTCATCTGACCGTCATCTATTACAGTTATGAGTTCCGATGCAACTTTTTGTCCTACTTTCCCTGAATAGACGGATAGCCCTTGGTTTGCAAGGTCGGCTTCAAGGCCGTGTCCTACAGCCTCGTGAATCATAGTTCCACCTGCCTGGGAGGAGATAACTACCGTGAACCTTCCTGCTGGTGCCGGTTTTGCCTTTAACATCTTTAAAGCCCTTTCTGCAGCTTTTCTAGCTACATCTTCAGGAGGGTTCTTCTCAAGGAGCGAGTAATCTCCGAGGTGACCAATAGGTTCGTAGCCTGTCTGAAGTTCAACTCCATCTGAGGCTACAACTAAGGTGTAGAAAACGATCCTCGGCCTAACGTCTTCAACTATGTTCCCTTCAGTGTTTACTATAAGTACTTCCTGTATTTGGTCCCTTAAAACTACTGTAACTTGCTTAATCCTATCGCTTATACTCCTTGCTGCGTCGTTTGCCCTTTTAAGGTATTCAACCTTTTTCTCAACCGGGATTTCAAAGGAGAGTCCCTCTACAAGCTCGTTGTATCGGGGCCTTTTCTCGTTAAAGTCTACTATTACCTCCTTTTCCTCCCTTGCAGCTGCCGATATCCTGTCAATTAGTTCCTCAATACTCTTCCTGTTAAGCCTGTTTGTAAAACCGTAGTAAGTTTTAAAGTTCTTTATAAACCTTATTCCCACTCCGACTTCAATTCCGCAGGAAAGGTCCTCTACTCTGTTGTCCTCACACTTTCCGGAGAAGGTATACCTCCTTTCAAAGAAGAGGTCTCCGTAATCTGCTCCTTTTCTCTTTAAAAGGAGAGCTCCAAAAGTTCCAAGTTCTTTAAAGTCCACCATCTAAAGCCCCCAATCTCTAAAGTAGAGGAAGTCTTTATCAACAGTTCTCCGGGCAATTTTACAGATTATAGGTAGTTTCCTCTTGTACTGGCTCCTCTTAACCATGCTTAAAACTCTATCAACAACTTGAGGTTCAAATCCTGCCCCTATTAGGTCCTCTCTTCTTAGCCTTAAGTCAACGTAGCCTACTAAAATCTTGTCAAGGGTTTTGTATGTTATTCCGATTTCCCCTTCATCGGTCTGGCCGGGCCAAAGGTCCGCAGAAGGTTTCTTCTTAACTATCCTATCTGGAACTCCAATGAAGGAGGCCATATCCCATACCTGGGTCTTATAAAGGTCCCCTAGAGGGTTAATGTCGTGAGCGCCGTCTCCCCACCTAGTTGAGTAGCCTATTAGGAGCTCACTCTTATTGCTGGTTCCAAGGACTAGTCCTTTCTTCTGGTGGGCAAAGTCGTAGAGGATGGCCATCCTCTCCCTGGCCATCTTGTTTCCCCTTCTAACAAAGTCTGCATCGGGGAATAGCGAAAAGTAGGCGTCTACCTGTGGGGTTATATCTATCTCGTGGAACTCAATTTCAAGGACTTCTGCAACTAACCTTGCATCCTCCCTTGATGATTTGGAAGATGTTTTGTAGGGCATTGAAACTCCGATAACGTTTTCCTTCCCTAAGGCCTCAACTGCCAAGAAGGCCGCTAGGGAAGAGTCAACCCCTCCAGAGAGGCCAACAACTGCCCTCTTAAAACCTGCCTTTAGGAACTCTTCCCTTATGAAGTTTACAAGGACGTCCTTTACAAATTCCTTATCCTCTATTCTGAGCTCCTCTGCCAACCTATCTTTCATCAACGATTCTCCTAAGGTTCTTTAGGGTGGTGAGGGGTCTTTCATCCCTTAAAAGGGGTAGGTTTATCCTTGCAGAGCGAATTAGTGTAGGTTCTACCTCAACTATGAGAAGCTCCTCATTAAAAGAACCTGCTTGGGCAACTACTTTCCCGTAAGGGTCACACACGAACGATTTTCCAGAGAAAACAAATCCGTCCTCTACCCCAACTCTGTTTGAGTAGATGAAGTAGCTTCCCGTTAACCTTGAGTAAAATTCTCCCATGTTCAACCATACTTCGGCATTTCCGAACATTCCCCTTTCTCTGTATCCCCTTCCGGGGCTTGACGAGAGGGCTATTAGATATTCAGTTCCCTGAATGAAAGAGAGGTAGACTGTTGAGAAGTGCCACAGGTCCTCACATATAAGGATAGAGGTCTTTCCGAGCTTTGAGTTGAAAGCCCTTACCTCTTCTCCGTGTCCCGTGAACCTTCCTTCGTCAAACATTCCGTAGGTGGGAAGGTATAGCTTCCTGTGTACGTGCTTTACCTTTCCTCCTTCAATGTAGAAAGCGGAGTTGTAGAAGATGTGCCCCGGACTTTCCTCTATCAGACCTACCACTATTGATATTTCCCTACTAAGCTCAAGCAGGGGGATTAACTCTTTACTTTCAGGAGTTAAAGCCACTTCAAAGGTTGAATCCTGTAAGTTATAACCGGTAAGTGAAAGTTCAGGGAAGACAATGAGCTCTGCTCCCTTTTCCTTTGCCTTTTCTGAAAAGTGAATGCACTTTTCTACGTTATCCTTTATTTCTCCCAGCTTTGTCTTTATCTGGGCAACGGCTATTTTCATTTCCTACCACCTGAACGAGAGTTTGAAGTAACTCTGAGTATCTGCCTTACTTCCAAGACCTCTAAAAAGTTTGAACTTAATGATACCATCAGCCAGCCTTGCCCAGAACGCTGTTACCTCAACTCCTGCAGAAATCAGTATGTCGTCTGGGGTGTTCTCAAAGGAGTCTCCTACCCAGAAGGAGGGTTTAACGAAAATGCTCTTATCAACTACTGGGAACCTGTAAGAAAAGTTCCCTGCAACGTACCTTTTGTTTTCCATCTCTTCAGATTTATAACCTGGGATTGGGGAAGAAACGTTGTACCCGTTCCCGCTGTAACCGACTTTCGTTCCAAGGAATACCTTGTACAGGAAGGTTTTAAGGTCTCCCCTTTTTATTGATTTTAAGTAGGAAAGGTCCAGTTTCCCGGTAAAGACTGAGGAGATTTCCGGCGCAGCTAAACTCCCACCTATTGAGAAACTTTTTCCTAAGGTGTAATAAACCATATCTGTTGAGTAGTCCTTTGTGTAGCGTAAGTTGAGGTAGTACAGGTGTTTATCGCTTGTTAACGTATCTGGGAAGGAGAGGTATGGGG includes:
- a CDS encoding efflux RND transporter permease subunit, which translates into the protein MKNIDLGIAGRIAKAFITSKITPLFLVASLLIGIAAVVLTPKEEEPQIVVPMVDVFIPYPGASAKEVERKVSTRFEKLLWEIKGMDYVYSISKPGMSLIIARFKVNEDMEDSLVKLYNKLMSNLDKLPQGALQPLVKPKDINDVPIVTLTLWSPDRSPYELRKFAKEICLQLKQVENVSKSWIIGGDVRRFKVLVDKDKLKNYHLSLLQIANAIRSANVKLPAGKVDEKNTEFPVEAGEFIKTVKDLENIVVAVYNGKPVYLKDIAKVTDAPIDPENYVFIGFGPHSEKKGVSKEFLKEHGNQFPAVTIAVAKKKGTNAVNVANEILKKLEEIKPRILPADVHVTVTRNYGKTAEDKFEELMFHLGVAITAVVVFIGVTLGIKEALVVSIAIPTTLALTLFIDLLTGYTLNRVTLFALIFTLGLLVDDAIVVVENIHRHLKLKEMPPLQAAIYAVAEVGNPTILATFTVIAALLPMAFVRGLMGPYMKPIPVNSSIAMFFSLIVAFVISPWAAYHLLKKEAEKEEEKIVLEKTLTYRIYNRIVRPLLDSAVKRWAFLFIVLLMMAGSVSLFFTKAVVVKLLPFDNKSEFQVVIDMPEGTSLEDTARVTKAIANYLQTIPEVTDYESYIGTASPFDFNGLVRHYFLRKGGNVADIRINLIDKHERERQSHDIAKEERPKIQEVARKVDPRANVKIVEVPPGPPVLSTLVAEVYGKDDEVRRRIAKEIEEIFKKTPGVVDVDTLVDDDYYKYEIKVKRRKARESGVTEKQIANTVAMALHGAQVSVAHTDWDSDPVPIWVRLPREQRDDINKVLDLNIMNDKGKLIPLRELVEIKKVPADKTIYHKNLHPVSYVIGDVSGKYEAPIYPILAINKYLSEHPLPEGYKLEYTFIPPSIPDNDFRPTMKWDGEWQITYETFRDMGAAFIVALILIYLLIVGQFQSFIIPIIIMVPIPLTMIGIIPGHWLMTKLLGKITYFTATSMIGFIALAGIVVRNSIILVDFILMRKREGAPLKESIIEAGAVRFRPIVLTAAAAMVGAAVILLDPIFQGLAISLLFGVFASTMLTLVVIPVIYYMVEKRNWQKS
- a CDS encoding efflux RND transporter periplasmic adaptor subunit → MGKRTAIAVALLVALSSCGAKEEKAEPVKVKKVSGVQTKPVEVVEFVRKATFSATVIPKEEIFTSPKVVGYLIEEKAKTGQRVKKGEVLAVIDSSDIKPDIDKAKAALREIDAAQRELNKALEEVRANKRAAEANYSFAKRTYERFKALLEGEAISKQKFDQVKTQYEAAKAQLEAVKAKEKQILERKKELKAKEEQILASLKKAKAFLSYTYLKSPVDGIVLQKLVDKGNLVSPQTPVYKIGSFPFRVRAFIDNVYSDKIGIGSKVIVRIKGKKYSGKVVEIDKSADPISHKFGVKVETEEPIKAIPGTYAVVEFPSVKVESLAVPKSAIYRVGALEFVFVVESGVAHLRPVKTGETFGDMVIILSGLHKGEKIAVSNVNKLVDGARVEG
- a CDS encoding glutamine amidotransferase-related protein, which translates into the protein MRLAAIKNVEFEDLGTFKETFERRGVKTEEFKGYEGEFPSPQDYDVLVVLGGPMGVYQEEEYPFLREEERLIKEFFEEGKKVLGICLGAQLIAKVFGAKVEKGQWGKEIGWKPIFPQSDLEIIYRDEIKVFHWHGDTFEIPEGAVKLASSAMYPNQAFRVGNRVIGLQFHLEVNPEGIERWIEGYKNELQQEGISAEEIKGKESDWKKLKLYADVFTEYFLKL
- a CDS encoding TldD/PmbA family protein translates to MVDFKELGTFGALLLKRKGADYGDLFFERRYTFSGKCEDNRVEDLSCGIEVGVGIRFIKNFKTYYGFTNRLNRKSIEELIDRISAAAREEKEVIVDFNEKRPRYNELVEGLSFEIPVEKKVEYLKRANDAARSISDRIKQVTVVLRDQIQEVLIVNTEGNIVEDVRPRIVFYTLVVASDGVELQTGYEPIGHLGDYSLLEKNPPEDVARKAAERALKMLKAKPAPAGRFTVVISSQAGGTMIHEAVGHGLEADLANQGLSVYSGKVGQKVASELITVIDDGQMKGMYGSSGYDDEGTPTGKNVLIENGVLKGYMSDILEAMKCEEILPTGNGRRQSYMHIPIPRMTNTYVAPGETDPKEIIEDTKEGILVVKMGGGQVNTVNGDFVFEVSEAYMIENGRVTEPIRGASLIGNGPKVLEEIDAVGNDLGFSIGTCGKDGQGVPVSDGLPTIRIPQITVGGTR
- a CDS encoding NAD+ synthase, whose amino-acid sequence is MKDRLAEELRIEDKEFVKDVLVNFIREEFLKAGFKRAVVGLSGGVDSSLAAFLAVEALGKENVIGVSMPYKTSSKSSREDARLVAEVLEIEFHEIDITPQVDAYFSLFPDADFVRRGNKMARERMAILYDFAHQKKGLVLGTSNKSELLIGYSTRWGDGAHDINPLGDLYKTQVWDMASFIGVPDRIVKKKPSADLWPGQTDEGEIGITYKTLDKILVGYVDLRLRREDLIGAGFEPQVVDRVLSMVKRSQYKRKLPIICKIARRTVDKDFLYFRDWGL
- a CDS encoding nitrilase-related carbon-nitrogen hydrolase yields the protein MKIAVAQIKTKLGEIKDNVEKCIHFSEKAKEKGAELIVFPELSLTGYNLQDSTFEVALTPESKELIPLLELSREISIVVGLIEESPGHIFYNSAFYIEGGKVKHVHRKLYLPTYGMFDEGRFTGHGEEVRAFNSKLGKTSILICEDLWHFSTVYLSFIQGTEYLIALSSSPGRGYRERGMFGNAEVWLNMGEFYSRLTGSYFIYSNRVGVEDGFVFSGKSFVCDPYGKVVAQAGSFNEELLIVEVEPTLIRSARINLPLLRDERPLTTLKNLRRIVDER